From Algoriphagus sp. NG3, the proteins below share one genomic window:
- a CDS encoding mandelate racemase/muconate lactonizing enzyme family protein has product MKPKNSRRSFLQKSTFAGLAGAGLMGTFAGLNEAVAKQNPYSNPSDLKITDVKCGYVRGAVYVKIYTDQDVWGCGEAVDAIHGTYYMIQRMGRMLRGQNPLNPNRLAEQIRKGAFFGGAQSGVFVAVLTAIETALWDITGKVFGVPVYQLLGGKFRDKIRVYCDTALYTSTNPTPNDYAEAARGAVAKGYNAVKFDVDDGRDPNKYDRFNWTASPAEIDRMYNAIAAVREEVGPHIDICVDMHGRYDAVTGMKMAKLYEPLNLMFLEEPIPADNPEVYKHITQETSTPICAGENIYLAYGFTKLLSDGALNIIMPDLQKAGGLGEGQRIANLANLYYVPFSPHMVASFLGAMASCHVCASVPNFQIMEWQIYMDTDDLWKDIVIYDGPRTENSFITLSEKPGIGVEINEEGMKKHAVPGIPFFE; this is encoded by the coding sequence ATGAAACCTAAAAATTCAAGAAGATCATTTCTTCAAAAAAGTACATTTGCCGGCTTGGCAGGAGCTGGGCTGATGGGCACTTTTGCCGGATTAAATGAAGCTGTCGCAAAACAAAATCCCTACTCCAATCCCTCGGATCTTAAAATCACAGATGTAAAATGTGGCTATGTGAGAGGGGCGGTTTATGTGAAAATCTATACTGATCAGGATGTCTGGGGATGCGGAGAAGCTGTGGACGCTATACATGGGACCTATTATATGATACAGCGGATGGGCAGGATGTTGAGAGGTCAAAATCCGCTAAACCCTAATAGACTCGCAGAACAAATCCGCAAAGGGGCATTTTTTGGAGGAGCACAGTCAGGAGTTTTTGTGGCGGTATTGACTGCTATCGAAACAGCTCTTTGGGACATAACAGGAAAGGTGTTTGGCGTGCCGGTTTACCAGCTTCTGGGAGGAAAATTCCGGGACAAAATCCGCGTCTATTGCGATACTGCACTTTATACTTCTACCAATCCAACTCCCAATGATTATGCTGAGGCTGCCCGGGGGGCAGTGGCTAAGGGCTATAATGCAGTAAAATTTGATGTGGACGACGGTAGGGATCCTAATAAATATGACCGTTTCAACTGGACAGCAAGTCCAGCGGAAATCGATCGGATGTACAATGCCATCGCTGCTGTGCGTGAGGAGGTAGGTCCACATATTGATATCTGTGTGGATATGCACGGTAGATACGATGCCGTCACAGGGATGAAAATGGCTAAACTGTACGAGCCCTTAAACCTGATGTTCCTTGAAGAGCCAATTCCCGCGGATAACCCAGAGGTTTATAAGCACATTACCCAAGAGACGAGCACTCCAATCTGTGCTGGCGAAAACATCTATCTCGCTTACGGGTTCACTAAATTATTGTCTGATGGAGCCTTGAATATCATTATGCCTGATCTGCAGAAAGCGGGTGGTCTAGGTGAGGGTCAGCGTATCGCAAACTTGGCCAATCTGTATTATGTGCCGTTTTCTCCGCACATGGTCGCTTCCTTCCTTGGAGCAATGGCCAGTTGCCATGTATGTGCCTCAGTACCGAACTTTCAGATTATGGAATGGCAGATTTATATGGATACCGATGATTTGTGGAAAGATATCGTGATCTACGATGGGCCACGAACAGAGAATAGTTTCATTACCCTTTCTGAAAAACCTGGAATCGGTGTGGAAATCAATGAGGAGGGGATGAAGAAGCATGCCGTTCCAGGCATTCCTTTCTTTGAGTAA
- a CDS encoding RraA family protein: MSTISPITSFKISLGVLTTAFFLTLYQPVAAQNVGASPEYIKALTADWTGERFSDGRPKVPDAILERLKNISIEEAWGVLRNKGYQNQYEGEWQIMLPDEAMTGRVVTAQYMPLRPDLEKQVRDQGVEKEGRAPKGGTNSWPIDVLTTGDVYVADGYGKIVDGTLIGDNLGNAIYAKSQRGVIFNGSVRDQEGLSKIQGFNAWMKGQDPSYIQQMMLTSINTPIRVGRATVLPGDVVLAKKYGVIFIPAYLVEELVLTSEVTGLRDEFGHLRLREGKYLPGQIDSEWTEDIKKDFLDWLNNYPGKLPMTKQELDEYLKERNY, from the coding sequence ATGAGTACAATCTCTCCAATCACATCCTTTAAAATTTCCTTAGGGGTTCTTACCACCGCCTTTTTTCTGACACTATACCAACCAGTCGCTGCGCAAAATGTAGGTGCATCTCCCGAATACATCAAGGCATTGACTGCAGACTGGACCGGTGAAAGGTTTTCTGATGGAAGGCCAAAAGTTCCAGACGCTATTTTGGAGCGGTTGAAAAATATTTCAATTGAAGAAGCCTGGGGGGTATTGCGCAATAAAGGATATCAAAACCAATATGAAGGTGAGTGGCAGATCATGCTTCCCGATGAAGCTATGACAGGCAGGGTAGTCACCGCACAGTATATGCCATTGAGACCGGACCTGGAAAAACAAGTTAGGGATCAAGGTGTGGAAAAGGAGGGGAGAGCCCCAAAAGGTGGGACGAACTCCTGGCCAATAGATGTGCTCACTACTGGCGATGTGTATGTGGCAGATGGGTATGGTAAAATAGTGGATGGCACACTGATAGGAGATAACCTCGGGAATGCGATCTATGCTAAGTCCCAGCGCGGGGTGATCTTTAACGGATCTGTTCGGGATCAGGAAGGACTGTCCAAGATCCAAGGCTTTAATGCTTGGATGAAGGGGCAGGATCCATCTTACATCCAACAGATGATGCTCACCTCTATCAATACACCAATCCGTGTTGGACGGGCTACAGTACTTCCGGGAGATGTGGTTCTAGCGAAGAAGTATGGAGTGATTTTCATCCCTGCCTATTTGGTAGAAGAGTTGGTGTTGACTTCTGAGGTTACTGGCCTGAGAGATGAATTTGGCCATCTTAGACTCCGGGAAGGGAAATATCTTCCGGGACAGATTGACAGTGAATGGACAGAGGATATCAAAAAGGATTTTCTGGATTGGCTGAATAATTATCCTGGGAAACTACCGATGACAAAGCAAGAGCTGGATGAATACCTAAAAGAGCGGAACTATTGA
- a CDS encoding YoaK family protein has product MISKHINRTNKENIQLGSLTAFSAGMVNVISVIIFFAFTSNVTGHYAILAQEISFGNWYQALVVLGWIFLFFMGNFISNFIVINFRNRNAYLAHSLPIIIEILCLLAVGTHIQFFYQETLLETELMVSAMLFAMGIQNGLTATISNSAVKTTHLTGLTTDLGILASLFTKEQNRKNPELRRKWNLLLAIMFSYLSGGICAGYIYLTIAYNVFYIVCLFLLIVIGYDFYRLKMAYLLTKKQPYYRKIIKDTTAQLTQ; this is encoded by the coding sequence ATGATCAGCAAACATATCAACCGAACCAACAAGGAGAATATACAGCTAGGATCACTTACAGCTTTCTCTGCGGGAATGGTAAACGTCATTTCCGTGATTATTTTCTTTGCTTTTACATCCAATGTAACTGGACATTACGCCATATTGGCCCAAGAAATCTCCTTTGGCAACTGGTATCAAGCACTGGTAGTCCTAGGGTGGATATTTTTATTTTTTATGGGGAATTTCATCTCCAACTTCATTGTAATTAATTTCCGGAATCGAAATGCCTATCTCGCCCATTCTCTCCCTATAATCATAGAAATCCTATGCCTCTTGGCAGTAGGAACTCATATACAATTCTTCTATCAAGAAACACTCTTGGAAACTGAACTGATGGTAAGCGCCATGCTTTTTGCAATGGGAATCCAAAACGGCCTCACGGCTACCATTTCCAATTCAGCTGTAAAAACAACCCACCTTACAGGGCTCACTACTGATTTGGGAATATTAGCCTCCTTATTTACCAAAGAACAAAACCGTAAGAATCCCGAGCTGCGGAGGAAGTGGAATTTACTTCTGGCGATTATGTTCTCTTATTTGTCAGGAGGCATTTGTGCTGGGTACATTTATTTGACTATCGCCTATAATGTTTTTTACATAGTCTGCTTATTTCTGTTGATTGTAATCGGCTATGATTTTTATCGATTAAAAATGGCTTATCTCCTGACCAAAAAACAGCCTTACTATCGAAAAATCATCAAGGACACAACAGCACAACTCACTCAATAA
- a CDS encoding SusD/RagB family nutrient-binding outer membrane lipoprotein yields MKKISKYLLIILVVLYSSACDSNFDELNTNKVSATSIDPVFQLNAAIVGCAYPNGSLVYDMGVVQQIVTPNSGLVSGANYNQDNRTLTQELWQGYYRNVIKNTRDVITRLEENQTRSNLKEMTRIIQAFAFMVLTDDYGSIPYFEGGKGYSDQIYLPVYDSQEAIYADLIKELTEATAALNESGTLESADILYQGDVEKWRSFGYSLLLRAGMRLSKVDPSRAEQVVQSAVQGGVILANSDNAIIRHDPNYTNPIGNFLNATEASNFYLTEPFVNYLKNTNDPRLSAIAVTYVGAKSGPEQTPANESYEAAIQVGIPMGNDNAGAVKAASDLGLVSFYEFAQADRRRVTKNTAPNFLVTASQNYLLMAEARERGWISTGTVEEYYNAGVRAHMNQLGTIDEESVIDASDINGYLQGNPFDASNALEQINTQYWVSSFLNGPEAFANFRRSGYPELAPNPYPGKEVEFINRLTYPNSEISVNSENVQAAISTQGPDNLATKVWWDK; encoded by the coding sequence ATGAAAAAGATATCTAAATACCTACTGATTATACTTGTGGTACTGTATTCATCGGCTTGCGACAGCAATTTTGATGAGTTGAATACCAATAAAGTAAGCGCTACATCCATTGATCCTGTATTTCAGTTAAATGCTGCCATCGTAGGCTGTGCCTATCCAAATGGATCTCTGGTCTATGATATGGGGGTGGTACAGCAGATAGTCACACCTAATTCCGGACTAGTCTCAGGAGCCAATTATAACCAAGATAACAGAACTTTGACTCAGGAGCTGTGGCAGGGATATTATAGAAATGTCATCAAAAACACACGGGATGTCATCACTAGATTGGAAGAAAATCAAACTCGATCCAACTTAAAGGAAATGACAAGGATTATCCAGGCATTTGCCTTTATGGTGTTGACTGATGATTACGGCAGCATTCCTTACTTCGAAGGAGGCAAAGGGTACTCGGATCAGATCTACCTGCCCGTATATGACTCTCAAGAGGCTATTTATGCGGATTTGATCAAGGAATTGACCGAAGCCACTGCTGCTCTGAATGAGTCAGGCACCCTAGAGTCCGCAGATATTCTTTATCAGGGAGATGTGGAGAAATGGAGAAGTTTTGGGTATTCCCTATTGCTGAGAGCAGGAATGCGATTGAGCAAAGTGGATCCCAGTAGAGCCGAACAGGTGGTACAATCCGCTGTACAGGGTGGAGTGATCCTGGCAAATTCTGATAATGCAATTATCCGCCACGACCCTAACTACACTAACCCAATCGGCAATTTTCTGAATGCAACCGAGGCTTCCAATTTCTACCTTACTGAGCCGTTTGTAAACTATCTAAAAAACACAAACGATCCCAGATTGTCCGCTATCGCCGTGACTTATGTTGGTGCAAAGTCCGGGCCTGAGCAGACTCCGGCTAATGAATCATATGAGGCAGCTATTCAGGTGGGGATTCCTATGGGTAATGATAATGCCGGTGCTGTCAAAGCAGCTTCGGATTTAGGTCTTGTGAGTTTTTATGAATTTGCCCAGGCCGATAGGAGAAGAGTAACCAAGAATACCGCCCCTAACTTCCTTGTGACAGCTTCGCAAAATTACCTGCTGATGGCTGAAGCTAGAGAGAGAGGATGGATCAGTACGGGGACTGTGGAGGAATACTACAACGCTGGAGTCCGTGCGCACATGAATCAGCTGGGTACAATAGATGAAGAATCTGTTATAGATGCTTCGGATATTAACGGATATCTTCAGGGAAACCCATTTGATGCTTCAAATGCTCTGGAACAGATCAATACCCAATACTGGGTCTCCAGTTTCCTGAATGGACCTGAAGCTTTTGCTAACTTCAGGAGGTCTGGTTATCCGGAATTGGCACCAAATCCCTACCCTGGTAAAGAAGTGGAATTTATCAATCGATTGACTTATCCGAATTCTGAGATTTCCGTGAATTCAGAAAATGTCCAAGCTGCTATTTCTACGCAAGGCCCTGATAATCTTGCCACCAAAGTTTGGTGGGACAAATAA
- a CDS encoding mandelate racemase/muconate lactonizing enzyme family protein, with the protein MKNTLQDLIYKNKLREEQYAAQRQAEIENPLTLDNRRDFLKKTALGGLSLSALMGLSMEDTLAETSKNVRRASAPSDLKITDLRYALTNVMGGTAIIRIDTNQGIYGLGEVRDGADPKYALMLKSRILGENPCNVEKIFKIIKQFGGQSRQAGGVCAVEMALWDLCGKAYNVPAWQLLGGRYRDSVRLYADTPEADSPEEQLKLIKYRTEEQGYTWLKMDVSIGEIIDIPGCIVNPEIFKMGKSQWQGGYMSYANTAHPFTGVQITEKGLDELAKIVDHVRGMVGYDIPISTDHYGHFDLNNCIRLGQALDKYRLAWLEDMVPWQMWQQHKTITDALNTPTTTGEDIYLLQYFKDLIDNHAVDIVHPDLASSGGLLETKRIADYAEEKGIGMAMHQAGTPVSFMANVHCAAASQNFLALEHHSVDIPWWEDMVTMTGGGKMIDKGYAPVPLDAPGLGIELNEEVVKAHLHRSDDSYFAPTDMWNDKRSHDRTYS; encoded by the coding sequence ATGAAAAATACCCTTCAAGACCTAATCTATAAAAACAAACTCAGAGAGGAGCAGTATGCCGCACAGCGCCAGGCCGAGATCGAAAATCCCCTTACTCTTGATAACCGCAGGGATTTTCTGAAGAAAACCGCTCTTGGTGGGCTGAGTCTTTCTGCCTTGATGGGATTGTCTATGGAAGATACCCTGGCAGAAACCTCCAAAAATGTGCGCAGGGCTTCCGCTCCTTCCGACCTGAAAATCACAGATCTACGATATGCGCTTACCAATGTGATGGGAGGGACAGCCATCATCCGGATTGATACCAACCAAGGGATTTATGGGCTAGGCGAGGTGAGAGATGGTGCAGATCCCAAGTATGCATTGATGCTGAAAAGCAGGATACTCGGTGAAAACCCTTGCAACGTGGAGAAAATCTTCAAAATCATCAAACAATTTGGAGGTCAATCACGGCAAGCGGGGGGTGTTTGTGCTGTGGAAATGGCACTTTGGGATCTTTGTGGAAAAGCATACAATGTGCCTGCCTGGCAGCTACTCGGCGGACGATATAGAGATTCAGTGAGGTTGTATGCTGACACTCCAGAGGCGGATTCTCCAGAGGAGCAATTGAAGCTGATAAAATACAGGACTGAGGAGCAAGGCTATACCTGGCTGAAAATGGATGTGTCAATAGGTGAAATCATAGATATACCCGGCTGCATAGTTAATCCTGAGATTTTCAAAATGGGGAAAAGCCAGTGGCAAGGAGGATATATGTCATATGCGAATACCGCACACCCATTCACAGGTGTGCAGATCACTGAGAAGGGACTGGATGAACTTGCCAAAATAGTAGATCATGTCCGCGGAATGGTTGGCTATGATATACCCATTTCCACGGATCACTATGGACATTTTGATTTGAACAACTGCATACGCCTTGGTCAGGCATTGGATAAGTACCGCTTGGCTTGGCTGGAGGATATGGTGCCTTGGCAGATGTGGCAGCAGCATAAAACAATTACAGATGCGTTAAACACTCCTACCACCACAGGGGAGGATATTTATCTGCTCCAGTATTTCAAAGATCTTATAGATAACCATGCTGTGGACATTGTCCATCCGGACTTGGCATCATCCGGCGGGCTTTTGGAAACTAAGAGAATTGCGGATTATGCGGAGGAAAAGGGGATTGGTATGGCCATGCACCAAGCTGGTACACCGGTTTCATTCATGGCAAACGTGCATTGCGCCGCTGCCTCCCAAAACTTCCTTGCGCTCGAACATCATTCCGTGGATATTCCATGGTGGGAGGATATGGTGACTATGACTGGTGGAGGAAAAATGATTGATAAAGGGTATGCGCCAGTGCCGCTGGACGCTCCGGGCTTGGGAATAGAACTGAACGAGGAAGTGGTGAAAGCCCACCTGCATCGATCTGATGATTCTTATTTTGCCCCTACCGATATGTGGAACGATAAGCGTTCGCACGATAGAACTTACAGTTAA
- a CDS encoding response regulator transcription factor, producing MKKILLVEDDTRVCSFINKGLSENGFEVTVAMDGTMGLQVALSSQFDLIILDIMLPNMNGLEVCKQIRIQNKTVPILFLTAMGSTENVVIGLESGGDDYLVKPFKFIELLARIKTLLRRGGKMEENAKQDHEIYQFADLTLDDTEKTIARNGNEISLTSTEFRLLLMFMKNPRKVLSRVDMLHEVWGVNFDLGTNVVDVYVNYLRKKLDKYGEQKLIHTVIGMGYVLKEN from the coding sequence TTGAAAAAAATACTATTAGTAGAGGATGACACCAGGGTCTGCAGTTTCATCAACAAAGGACTGAGCGAAAACGGCTTTGAAGTCACAGTAGCTATGGATGGCACTATGGGGCTTCAGGTTGCCTTGAGTAGTCAGTTTGACCTGATCATATTGGACATCATGTTGCCTAATATGAATGGTCTAGAAGTCTGCAAACAGATCCGAATCCAGAACAAAACCGTACCCATTCTATTTTTGACCGCTATGGGCAGTACAGAGAATGTCGTCATCGGGCTGGAATCCGGAGGTGACGATTATCTGGTGAAGCCCTTTAAATTCATCGAGTTATTGGCTAGAATCAAAACCTTGCTTCGCCGTGGGGGGAAGATGGAGGAAAACGCTAAGCAAGACCATGAAATCTATCAGTTTGCCGATTTGACGTTGGATGATACAGAGAAAACCATTGCAAGAAATGGAAATGAAATATCCCTGACCTCAACAGAATTTAGGCTTCTGCTGATGTTTATGAAAAACCCTAGAAAAGTACTCAGCAGAGTAGATATGCTGCACGAAGTATGGGGGGTGAATTTTGACTTGGGCACCAATGTGGTAGATGTATATGTAAATTACCTTCGTAAAAAACTGGATAAATACGGCGAACAAAAGCTTATCCACACAGTAATAGGCATGGGATATGTGTTAAAGGAAAACTGA
- a CDS encoding HAMP domain-containing sensor histidine kinase, with protein sequence MKLQNKIIYILLTAFIGYTLLFSGFIYYSISRFAFTDFYKRLEIRAIATAKIELEKQKDGSVVQQLRQDYLEPLTNEQHFILEDIDPESIFDDPRLKELNSTFLRKVASDGIGTYSDHNTFYYGTIYKTPNQKEHLIILSAENYFITHHLAYLRNLIFTSLAIAFLLIIIFSIMFSRKIIEPIQNIINKTKKIGSENLHMRLEVPVNNDSVRELAQTFNDMLNRLETSFETQKNFISNASHELNTPLTSIIGEADVALSKIRKTEEYIESITAILGEAEKLQKKTQALLLLAQTGFDGKRQKFGKVRMDQLILDVKETVEKIQTKTKICLDFSLLPENPLLLKVMGNEQLLHLAVSNIVLNACKYSDGKTVNIALGVMDGNIIVIVKDTGIGIPADEMEYIYDPYFRASNTKNHEGYGIGLPLARNIIRIHDGELKVYSKLDAGTTVEINLPKGNFVL encoded by the coding sequence ATGAAACTCCAAAACAAGATCATCTATATTCTGCTCACTGCCTTTATTGGGTACACACTCCTTTTTAGTGGTTTTATCTACTATTCGATCTCAAGATTTGCTTTTACCGACTTCTACAAAAGATTGGAAATCAGAGCGATTGCCACAGCTAAAATCGAACTGGAAAAACAGAAAGACGGAAGTGTAGTGCAACAACTCAGGCAGGATTATCTCGAACCTCTCACTAACGAGCAGCATTTCATCCTCGAAGATATCGATCCAGAAAGCATATTTGATGACCCAAGACTTAAGGAACTCAATAGTACATTTTTGAGAAAGGTAGCATCAGATGGCATCGGGACATATAGCGACCACAACACGTTTTACTACGGGACGATATATAAGACTCCAAACCAAAAAGAGCATTTGATAATCCTATCCGCGGAAAACTATTTCATCACGCATCATTTAGCCTATCTGAGAAATTTAATCTTTACCTCCTTGGCTATCGCCTTTCTATTGATCATCATTTTCTCCATCATGTTTTCCAGAAAAATAATAGAGCCTATACAGAACATCATCAATAAGACAAAAAAAATCGGCTCCGAAAATCTTCATATGAGACTGGAGGTACCTGTAAACAATGATTCTGTGCGGGAACTAGCCCAAACATTCAATGATATGCTCAATAGATTGGAGACTTCTTTTGAAACACAGAAAAACTTCATCAGCAATGCCTCCCACGAATTGAATACGCCATTGACCTCAATAATAGGAGAAGCAGATGTCGCCCTTTCTAAAATCAGGAAAACCGAAGAATACATAGAGTCTATTACTGCCATTCTGGGAGAGGCAGAAAAACTCCAGAAAAAAACACAGGCCTTGTTGTTATTAGCCCAGACCGGATTTGATGGGAAACGGCAGAAATTCGGAAAGGTAAGAATGGATCAGCTGATTCTTGATGTAAAAGAAACCGTAGAAAAAATCCAGACTAAAACCAAAATATGTCTGGATTTCAGCTTATTGCCGGAAAATCCGCTCTTACTGAAAGTCATGGGCAATGAGCAGCTACTACATTTAGCAGTATCCAACATTGTCTTGAACGCCTGTAAATATTCCGATGGAAAAACGGTCAATATAGCACTGGGAGTCATGGATGGCAATATCATCGTTATAGTGAAAGACACCGGAATAGGGATCCCTGCGGACGAGATGGAGTATATTTACGACCCTTACTTCCGGGCTTCCAACACTAAAAACCATGAAGGATACGGTATTGGCCTCCCACTGGCAAGAAACATCATCCGGATACATGACGGAGAACTGAAGGTGTATTCTAAGCTAGATGCAGGTACGACTGTAGAGATCAATCTACCTAAAGGAAATTTTGTTCTCTAA
- a CDS encoding bile acid:sodium symporter family protein, translated as MNPKIVKSLSVLTGVLLLAALAVSVFSDIADAGFLWIGFFFICSITFLGIPKLRGYAYAMMIFGSVTTALYFPQYFVEYDGFKFSALIVPLIQVIMFGMGTSMSIKDFLGVVKMPKGVLIGVLCQFTIMPFIGFALAKSSGFPAEIAAGMILIGCSPSGMASNVMSFLAKANLALSITVTSVTTLLAPFVTPFLMGWLAGEFVEINVMDMMFSIVKMVIIPIGAGLVFNYFLRGKAKWLDDLMPIISMAAIALILVVIVAAGRDSLLDIGPLLIILVVVHNLAGYTLGYWSSRLFKLDEKDCRTIAIEVGMQNGGLASGIAKEMGKIATVGLAPAVFGPLMNVTGSILASYWHKKPVDE; from the coding sequence TTGAATCCCAAAATCGTAAAATCTCTTTCAGTCCTTACTGGTGTTCTTTTACTGGCAGCCCTAGCTGTCAGCGTCTTTTCCGATATTGCAGATGCAGGTTTCCTCTGGATAGGATTTTTCTTTATATGTTCCATTACTTTTTTAGGGATTCCCAAGCTCAGAGGCTATGCCTATGCCATGATGATTTTTGGGTCTGTGACTACGGCTCTATATTTTCCGCAGTATTTTGTAGAGTATGATGGGTTCAAATTCTCTGCACTGATTGTTCCATTGATCCAGGTGATCATGTTCGGAATGGGCACATCAATGAGTATCAAAGACTTTTTGGGTGTGGTGAAAATGCCCAAAGGCGTTTTGATCGGAGTATTGTGTCAGTTTACCATTATGCCCTTTATCGGTTTTGCATTGGCGAAATCAAGCGGTTTTCCTGCGGAGATCGCTGCCGGAATGATTTTGATCGGCTGCTCGCCCAGTGGTATGGCCTCCAATGTGATGAGCTTTCTGGCTAAAGCAAACCTGGCACTTTCCATTACCGTAACTTCGGTGACTACCTTGCTGGCTCCCTTTGTTACCCCATTCTTGATGGGCTGGCTTGCAGGTGAATTTGTGGAGATCAATGTAATGGACATGATGTTCAGCATAGTGAAGATGGTAATCATTCCTATAGGTGCGGGATTGGTGTTCAATTATTTCTTGCGGGGGAAAGCCAAATGGCTGGATGATTTGATGCCGATAATTTCCATGGCGGCGATCGCGCTTATTCTAGTGGTCATTGTGGCAGCTGGAAGGGATAGCCTCTTGGATATTGGCCCTCTGCTCATCATTCTGGTAGTGGTTCACAACCTGGCCGGTTACACCTTGGGCTATTGGTCCAGTAGATTGTTCAAACTCGATGAAAAGGATTGTAGAACAATAGCCATAGAGGTGGGGATGCAGAATGGAGGACTGGCATCAGGAATTGCCAAGGAGATGGGCAAGATCGCCACGGTAGGTCTGGCACCTGCAGTGTTTGGGCCGTTGATGAACGTGACAGGATCGATCCTAGCCTCTTATTGGCATAAGAAACCCGTAGATGAGTAA
- a CDS encoding RraA family protein produces the protein MNRTYITLLFLLFFMIESSAQRISREEMIFLTQEWSGERFEDGRPKVSDDLLRRMKIVTHDEAWAVMKNAGYKYQYADGWQMINPDSILVGRALTATFMPGRPDIHGAIDARGKAEGKKGQNVWPVDLLVQGDVYVVDQFGIHDGGPTIGDNVGNAIYANSGNGIVYNGAVRDIPGLKEIGGFTSYYRTYHPSHHNQPRDLNTMLIGINHPTRIGQATVMAGDIVLGRDGAVSFIPAHLAEKVVVTSEVVRLRDMFGHQRIREGKYTAGDIDTRWSDDIERDFSQWLEAHIDELPIAREQIQEILKERTW, from the coding sequence ATGAACAGAACCTATATAACCCTATTGTTTCTATTGTTTTTTATGATAGAATCTTCTGCCCAACGGATTTCCAGAGAAGAAATGATTTTTCTCACCCAAGAGTGGAGTGGGGAGCGATTTGAAGATGGGCGGCCCAAAGTCTCAGATGATCTATTGAGGCGTATGAAAATTGTGACCCATGATGAAGCTTGGGCAGTGATGAAAAATGCAGGCTACAAATACCAATATGCCGATGGATGGCAAATGATCAATCCCGACAGTATTCTTGTAGGCAGAGCCTTGACGGCGACTTTCATGCCGGGCAGACCTGATATCCACGGAGCTATAGATGCCAGGGGTAAAGCAGAAGGTAAGAAAGGGCAGAATGTCTGGCCAGTAGATCTGCTGGTGCAGGGAGATGTATATGTAGTGGATCAGTTTGGGATCCATGACGGAGGGCCTACGATCGGTGATAACGTAGGAAATGCCATTTATGCCAATTCAGGAAATGGGATAGTGTATAATGGTGCGGTGAGGGATATTCCTGGGTTGAAGGAAATTGGTGGATTTACATCGTACTACCGGACTTATCACCCTTCCCATCATAATCAGCCTAGAGATCTAAATACTATGCTCATTGGGATCAATCATCCTACAAGGATAGGTCAGGCTACGGTTATGGCAGGGGATATAGTTTTGGGAAGAGACGGGGCAGTTTCATTTATACCCGCACATCTGGCAGAAAAAGTCGTGGTTACCTCCGAGGTAGTTCGCTTGAGGGATATGTTTGGCCACCAGAGAATCCGGGAAGGTAAATACACTGCCGGCGATATTGATACCCGATGGTCTGATGACATCGAAAGGGATTTTTCACAATGGCTTGAGGCACATATTGATGAGCTCCCCATTGCTAGAGAGCAAATCCAAGAGATCTTGAAAGAGCGAACATGGTAA